The following coding sequences lie in one Zingiber officinale cultivar Zhangliang chromosome 2B, Zo_v1.1, whole genome shotgun sequence genomic window:
- the LOC122048853 gene encoding probable LRR receptor-like serine/threonine-protein kinase At1g05700 — protein sequence MLCFATAIAYRKKKMNFRFWWLIQLVFAMASAGAHSQSTETLGFLSIDCGIEPGSSYVDPIANISYVSDAGFIDTGVNHNISVAYEGYFRPPRVHTLRAFPNGVRNCYTIGSPAVARGSKYLLRAWFVYGNYDGLSGQPQSFDLHLGVNYWDKVNVTTAESSYWTETITVATAGYLSVCLVNIGKGTPFISGIDLRPLKDNLYPAANEWRSLVLFDRANMGVESGYTSADYLINWGYAFAEILCLLTLLIIVLFFTVDAMTAIKEQYRIQRNWMGDPCSPNAFVWDGLNCTYSFSNSPRVIALNLSSSGLTGEITKYVANLSALQYLDLSYNNLTGPIPDDLANLSSLKLLDLTGNLLNGSVPSNLLEMAQNGLLTLRLDGNPHLCDNGTSCNVMPTPKKKKLSTPVILILCIVPMLILFVVIAIVWRVRKTEGLTRGSSVDPQNGFPKQADNSLRLENRQFTHIELQNITNNFQKILGKGGFGSVFHGRLEDGTQIAVKMLSQSSSQGTKEFLAEAQHLTRVHHRNLVSLVGYCNEVNHLALVYEFMSQGTLQDHLRGRANDDRALSWRQRLHIAIDAAQGLEYLHKGCKPPLVHRDVKSGNILLSETLEAKIADFGLSKAFLSEVNSHISTVVMGTPGYLDPEYYNTFQLSEKSDVYSYGVVLLELITGLPSIVPGTENVLLVQWVLQRFSRGNIEDVVDPKLEREYDINCVWKCADIALKCTTQRSQQRPTMTEVLIQLKESLELENSHYNTGNTVTRNEHLYSEVSDVSLNSVPEIGVSRMLEISGPTTR from the exons ATGCTCTGCTTTGCCACGGCGATTGCATaccggaagaagaagatgaatttCAGATTTTGGTGGCTGATCCAACTCGTCTTCGCCATGGCCTCCGCCGGAGCTCACTCTCAGTCCACTGAAACCCTTGGCTTCCTCTCCATCGACTGCGGCATTGAGCCCGGTTCGTCCTACGTCGACCCCATCGCCAACATCTCCTACGTCTCCGATGCCGGCTTCATTGACACCGGCGTCAACCACAACATCTCCGTCGCCTACGAGGGATACTTCAGGCCCCCGCGGGTCCACACCCTCCGCGCCTTCCCCAACGGCGTCCGCAACTGCTACACCATTGGATCACCGGCGGTGGCCCGGGGGTCCAAGTACCTCCTTCGGGCGTGGTTCGTCTATGGCAATTACGACGGGCTCAGCGGCCAGCCGCAGTCCTTCGACCTCCACCTCGGCGTCAACTATTGGGACAAGGTGAACGTGACCACCGCGGAATCATCCTACTGGACGGAAACCATCACGGTGGCCACCGCCGG GTACTTGTCGGTGTGCCTGGTGAACATCGGCAAGGGGACGCCGTTCATCTCCGGGATCGACTTGCGGCCGTTGAAGGACAATCTCTACCCGGCCGCGAACGAGTGGAGGAGTTTGGTGCTGTTTGACCGGGCGAACATGGGAGTGGAGTCTGGCTACACgag TGcagattatttaattaattggggGTATGCTTTTGCTGAGATACTTTGTCTG CTTACATTGTTGATTATTGTTCTCTTTTTTACAGTCGATGCCATGACAGCAATCAAGGAGCAGTATCGGATCCAGAGGAATTGGATGGGAGATCCATGTTCGCCTAATGCTTTTGTTTGGGATGGACTAAATTGTACTTATAGCTTCTCAAATTCTCCAAGAGTCATTGCTCT GAATCTGTCATCAAGTGGGTTGACTGGGGAAATAACCAAATATGTTGCTAATCTTAGTGCACTTCAATACTT GGACTTGTCTTACAACAATTTAACAGGGCCAATACCTGATGATCTAGCAAACTTAAGTTCTCTCAAACTACT TGATTTGACAGGCAACCTGTTAAATGGATCAGTTCCTTCGAACCTCCTTGAAATGGCACAAAATGGGTTACTTACCTTAAG ACTGGATGGGAATCCACATCTTTGTGACAATGGTACATCGTGTAATGTGATGCCCACACCAAAAAAGAAGAAACTATCAACACCAGTGATTTTGATTCTTTGTATAGTTCCAATGTTAATACTTTTTGTGGTGATAGCGATAGTTTGGAGGGTGAGGAAAACAGAAG GTTTGACAAGAGGCAGCTCAGTGGATCCACAGAATGGTTTCCCAAAGCAAGCAGATAATTCATTGCGGCTTGAGAATCGCCAATTCACGCACATTGAATTACAAAACATCActaataactttcaaaagatcCTAGGCAAAGGAGGATTCGGGTCTGTTTTCCATGGACGTTTGGAAGATGGTACTCAAATTGCGGTCAAAATGTTGTCCCAATCATCATCACAAGGAACaaaagagtttcttgctgag GCCCAACACTTGACTAGAGTTCATCATCGGAATTTAGTTTCTTTGGTTGGTTACTGCAATGAAGTAAATCATTTGGCGCTTGTCTATGAGTTTATGTCTCAAGGAACACTACAAGATCATCTGCGAG GCAGGGCAAACGATGATAGAGCTTTAAGCTGGAGACAACGTCTTCATATTGCAATTGATGCTGCACAAG GGCTAGAGTATTTGCACAAAGGATGCAAACCACCATTAGTTCATAGAGATGTGAAGTCAGGAAATATCCTTTTGAGTGAAACTCTGGAGGCTAAGATAGCAGATTTTGGGCTTTCGAAAGCTTTTCTAAGTGAGGTGAACAGTCATATATCCACTGTAGTGATGGGAACTCCTGGATACCTTGATCCTGA GTATTACAATACCTTCCAGCTCAGTGAGAAAAGTGATGTGTACAGCTATGGAGTGGTTCTTTTGGAACTGATCACTGGGCTACCTTCAATAGTTCCAGGTACAGAAAATGTACTCCTAGTTCAGTGGGTACTCCAAAGGTTTTCTAGAGGAAATATTGAAGATGTTGTAGATCCCAAGCTGGAACGGGAGTATGATATAAACTGTGTCTGGAAGTGCGCTGATATCGCATTGAAATGCACGACACAAAGATCCCAACAACGGCCAACTATGACAGAAGTTTTGATACAACTAAAAGAGAGCTTAGAACTAGAGAACTCTCATTATAATACTGGGAACACAGTCACACGTAATGAACATTTATATTCAGAAGTAAGTGATGTGAGTCTGAATAGTGTTCCTGAGATTGGAGTCTCTAGAATGCTTGAAATTTCAGGACCAACGACAAGATAA